Proteins co-encoded in one Xanthomonas campestris pv. badrii genomic window:
- a CDS encoding Gfo/Idh/MocA family protein yields the protein MKHPDALRIALVGIGKIARDQHVPTIAARADVQLVATVSRHGTVDGVPAYQTLEDAFAAHPELEAVALCTPPVGRHALAQTALSAGRHVFLEKPPAATLAEINDLREVARTAQRSLFTSWHSRCAAGVEPARAWLADKQILRAHITWKEDIRHWHPGQDWILEPGGMGVFDPGINALSIATHVLPRAFALRGAELHTPENRQAPLYASLGFVDTAGVPVTAEFDFLQTGHQRWDIEVDTTQGQLVLSEGGAKLHIDGQAQAVPASSEYDGLYQRFVQLVRAGESEVDVAPFVHVADAFLLGARKVTAPFAW from the coding sequence ATTGCCGCGCGCGCCGATGTGCAGCTGGTGGCCACCGTCAGCCGGCATGGCACCGTCGATGGCGTGCCGGCGTATCAGACCCTGGAGGACGCATTCGCTGCGCATCCGGAGCTGGAAGCAGTGGCCCTGTGCACGCCACCGGTTGGGCGGCACGCGTTGGCGCAGACGGCGTTGAGCGCCGGCCGTCATGTCTTCCTGGAAAAGCCGCCGGCTGCCACGCTCGCCGAGATCAACGACCTGCGCGAGGTGGCGCGCACCGCGCAACGCAGCCTGTTCACCAGCTGGCATTCGCGCTGCGCCGCTGGCGTGGAGCCGGCGCGCGCGTGGCTGGCGGACAAGCAGATCCTGCGCGCGCACATCACCTGGAAGGAAGACATTCGCCACTGGCACCCGGGTCAGGACTGGATTCTGGAGCCGGGCGGCATGGGGGTATTCGATCCCGGCATCAATGCGCTCTCCATCGCCACCCATGTATTGCCGCGCGCGTTCGCCTTGCGCGGGGCCGAGCTGCACACGCCGGAAAATCGCCAGGCACCGCTGTACGCCAGCTTGGGCTTTGTCGATACCGCCGGCGTGCCGGTGACGGCCGAATTCGACTTTTTGCAGACCGGCCACCAGCGCTGGGACATCGAGGTGGACACGACTCAGGGACAACTGGTGCTCAGCGAAGGCGGCGCCAAGCTGCATATCGATGGGCAAGCGCAGGCGGTGCCCGCGTCCAGCGAATACGACGGGTTGTATCAGCGCTTCGTGCAGCTGGTACGGGCCGGCGAATCGGAAGTGGATGTCGCGCCGTTCGTGCATGTGGCCGACGCGTTCCTGCTGGGCGCACGCAAGGTCACCGCGCCGTTTGCCTGGTAA